The Actinocorallia herbida DNA window CCCGGCGCCCGCCGCGCCCTGGTCACCGCGGGCGCCGGCCCGTCCGGCGGCGCCCTGATCTGGGAGGGGACGCGTTGAGCCGGACCGAGACCACCGAGCAGGAGACCGCGATGACGAAGCACGTACCGGCGCCGCCCGCACCCCTCATCGACGCCGACAGCATCGGCTTCTGGGAGGCGACCCGCGAGGGCCGCCTCGCCCTCTGCCGCTGCACGGACTGCGGGACGTGGCTGCCGCGCCCTCTGGAGCGCTGCAACCGCTGCGCGGGCCCGACGGAGTTCGCCGACGTCGCGGGCACCGGCACCGTCTACAGCCACATCGTCGTGCACCACCCCAGCGTCCCGGCGTTCGCCTCGCTCGTCCCCTACGTCGTGGCCCTCGTCGAGTTCGACGAGGGGCCCAGGCTGCCGGGGATCCTGCTCGGGGAGAGCGGCGCGGACATCGCCGTCGGCCAGCGCGTCGCGGCGGAGCTGACCCTGTTCCCCGGCGCCGAGGAGCGTGCGGTCACCTACCGCCGACTCCCCGGCGGAACGGAGAGCGGCCGATGACCGGCTTCATCCCCGGCCGCTTCCAGGGCGCGGTCGCGATCGTCACCGGCGGCGGGTCCGGCATCGGCGCCGCCGTCGCGTCCCGGCTCGGGGCCGAAGGCGCGGCGGCGATCATCGTGGCCGACCTCGACCCGTCGGGGGCGCGGGGCGTCGCCGAACGCGTGGCGAACGGGACGGCGGCGCTGCTCGACGTGACCGATCCCGACGCCGTCAACGCCTGCTTCGACGGTGTCGCCGCCGAACACGGCGGGCTCGATCTGGTGGTCAACACCGCGGGCCTGGACGATCCGGCCGCGGCCGAGGAGATGAGCCGCGCGATGCGGGAGGGCGAACCCGCCGACGTCCTGCGCGGGCTGTCCGACGACCGCTGGCGCCGGATCATGGCGGTCAACCTCGACGGGACCTTCCATGTGCTGCGCGCCGCGGCCCGGATCATGGTGCCCGCTCGTCGCGGCACGATCGTCACGGTCGGCTCGTCCTCGGCCTTCGCGGCGACGCCGGGCCTGGCCCACTATGTGGCCGCGAAGGCGGGGGCGCACGCGCTGGCGCAGTCCGCGGCCAAGGAACTCGCCAGGTTCGGCGTCCGCCTGAACGTCGTGGCCCCCGGCCCCGTGGACACCCCGATGGCCGGCCGGAAGCCGGCCGAGCTCCGCGCGCAGATCCGGGCCACGGCGGCCGGGTACGCGACCGCCGAGCAGATCGCCGACAACATCCTCTACCTGGCGTCGCCCGGCTCGTCGAACGTGGTCGGGCAGATCCTGCTGAGCAGCGGCGGCCGTCCGGCGGGATGAGGACCGGCCGGCGCGCGGAGGGGCACCGCGCGCCGGCCGGAATTCAGATGCCCTTGGTCCGGCCGCCGTCGGCGTCGACGATCGCACCGTGCAAGAGTTCACCCTCGGCGGAGAGCAGGAACGCGACCACGCCCGCGATGTCCTGCGGGGTGCCGAGCCTGGTGATCTCGTCCCGCCGGACCATCTCCGCGACGAGCTCCTCCAGCGCGAGCCCCCGCTCCGCGGCCTGCCGCTCCAGCATCGCGGTGAACCGGGGGGTCCGCACCGCGCCGGGATTCACCGCGTTGACCCGGATCCCGTCCGCCCGGCCCCGGTCGGCGAAGACCTTCGTGAGCGCCAGCAGCGCGGCGCTCAGCGGCCCGGACATCGCGGTCGCGTCACGCGGGGTGCGCGCCCCGATCCCGCCGATGCTGACGACGGCGCCGCCGGACGCCGCGAGCAGCGGCCAGGCCGCCCGGATCAGGCGCAGCGCGCCGAAGACCTTGACCTCGAACCCGGTCACCCACTCCTCGTCGGTGAGGGACAGCGCGGTGCCGAACCGCGTCGCGCTCGCGCAGTTGACCAGCGCGTCGATCCGGCCCGCGTGCGCCTCGACCTGGGCCACCGCCTTTTCGGCGTCCCGCTGACGGGTGAGGTCGCACCCGACGGCGAAGGCGCCGGAGCCGACCTCGGCCGCGGCCCGTTCGAGCTTCGCCGAAGGCCGGGCGGCCATCGCGACCCGGTACCCGTCCCGTGCCAGCCGCTCGGCCACCGCCCGGCCGATGCCCTCGCTCGCCCCCGTGACCAGCGCGACCCGGGCTCCGCTCCGCGTCGTGGTCCCCATCTACGCCTCGATCACGACGGCGCCGCCCTGGCCGCCGGCCGCGCACATCGCCGCCACGGCGACACCGCCGCCCCTGCGGCGCAGCTCGTGCGCGAGGGTGGTGAGCATCCGCGCGCCCGACGCGGCGACGGGGTGGCCGAGGCTGCATCCGCTGCCGTAGATGTTGACCTTCTCCTCGTCGAGGCCGAGCAGCTTGCAGGCCGCGATCGGCACCGGGGCGAAGGCCTCGTTGATCTCCCAGAGGTCGACGTCCGCGACGCTCAGCCCGGCCCGCTTCAGCACCAGCGGGATCACCTCCACCCCGCCCATCCCGGTCCGGTGCGGCGCGACGCCGATCGCGGCCCACGCGCGGACGCGGGCCAGCGGCGCCAGACCGCGCTCGGCGGCGAGTTCCGCGCTGGTGAGCACCAGGGCCGAGGCCGCGTCGTTCACTCCGCTGGCGTTGCCCGCGGTGATGCTGAAGCCCTCGATCCCGGGCCGCAGCGGCTTGAGCGACGCCAGCTTCTCCAGCGTGGAGCCGCGCCGCGGGTGCTCGTCGACCGCGAACCGGGTCGGCGTGCCGTCGACCACGACGTCCACGGGCACGATCTCGTCGGCGAAGACCCCGGCGTCTATCGCGGAGATCGCCCGGTCCTGGGAGCGCTTCGCCCAGGCGTCCATCTCCGCCCGGGAGATCGACGCCTCCCGCGCGGTGTTCCAGCCGACGGAGACCGCCACATCGTCGGTGGCGCCCTCGTAGTACGGGAAGGTCGGGTGGTAGCCGATGCGCGGCTCCGCCGAGCCGGGCACCCGCCACGACAGCCCGGGGTTCATCGACGCGGCGTGGGTGCCGCCCGCGACCACCGCCCGGTCCATGCCCGCCGCGATGCTGCCCGCCGCGTTGCCGACCGCGGCGAGGCTCCCCGCGCAGTGCCGGTTGACCGACTGGCCGGGCACGCCGATGAGACCCGCGGCGACCGCCGCGTAGCGTGCGATGTCGCCCCCTCCGGCCAGCTCCTCGGCGAGGATGACGTCGTCGATGTCCTCGGGGGCGAGGGCCGACCGTGCGATGGCGGCCTTCAGCACCACGGTCGCCAGCTCCTCGGCGGAGGTGTCCCGGAGCGTTCCCTTGAACGACGTGGCGATGGGCGTCCGCACCGCGCTGACGATGACGGCTGAACTCATGCTTCTCCTTCGGATCCGGGTCGTCGGCCGCCGGCCGTGCCCGTGAGCGTTTCCGCGAGCGCCGGCACATCGGCCAGCGCGCGGAGGGTGTCGTTGAGGTGGGTGCATCCCGCGGTGCCCCGCAGCTCCCGCAGCACGGCGGGACGGAGCCCGGCGAGGGGCAGGCCCACCACCCGGGCGGCGGTGACCACCGCCAGCGGGCACTCGTGGTGCGGCAGCACCCTCG harbors:
- a CDS encoding SDR family NAD(P)-dependent oxidoreductase, with product MGTTTRSGARVALVTGASEGIGRAVAERLARDGYRVAMAARPSAKLERAAAEVGSGAFAVGCDLTRQRDAEKAVAQVEAHAGRIDALVNCASATRFGTALSLTDEEWVTGFEVKVFGALRLIRAAWPLLAASGGAVVSIGGIGARTPRDATAMSGPLSAALLALTKVFADRGRADGIRVNAVNPGAVRTPRFTAMLERQAAERGLALEELVAEMVRRDEITRLGTPQDIAGVVAFLLSAEGELLHGAIVDADGGRTKGI
- a CDS encoding thiolase family protein — protein: MSSAVIVSAVRTPIATSFKGTLRDTSAEELATVVLKAAIARSALAPEDIDDVILAEELAGGGDIARYAAVAAGLIGVPGQSVNRHCAGSLAAVGNAAGSIAAGMDRAVVAGGTHAASMNPGLSWRVPGSAEPRIGYHPTFPYYEGATDDVAVSVGWNTAREASISRAEMDAWAKRSQDRAISAIDAGVFADEIVPVDVVVDGTPTRFAVDEHPRRGSTLEKLASLKPLRPGIEGFSITAGNASGVNDAASALVLTSAELAAERGLAPLARVRAWAAIGVAPHRTGMGGVEVIPLVLKRAGLSVADVDLWEINEAFAPVPIAACKLLGLDEEKVNIYGSGCSLGHPVAASGARMLTTLAHELRRRGGGVAVAAMCAAGGQGGAVVIEA
- a CDS encoding Zn-ribbon domain-containing OB-fold protein; translation: MSRTETTEQETAMTKHVPAPPAPLIDADSIGFWEATREGRLALCRCTDCGTWLPRPLERCNRCAGPTEFADVAGTGTVYSHIVVHHPSVPAFASLVPYVVALVEFDEGPRLPGILLGESGADIAVGQRVAAELTLFPGAEERAVTYRRLPGGTESGR
- a CDS encoding SDR family NAD(P)-dependent oxidoreductase yields the protein MTGFIPGRFQGAVAIVTGGGSGIGAAVASRLGAEGAAAIIVADLDPSGARGVAERVANGTAALLDVTDPDAVNACFDGVAAEHGGLDLVVNTAGLDDPAAAEEMSRAMREGEPADVLRGLSDDRWRRIMAVNLDGTFHVLRAAARIMVPARRGTIVTVGSSSAFAATPGLAHYVAAKAGAHALAQSAAKELARFGVRLNVVAPGPVDTPMAGRKPAELRAQIRATAAGYATAEQIADNILYLASPGSSNVVGQILLSSGGRPAG